The Pristiophorus japonicus isolate sPriJap1 chromosome 17, sPriJap1.hap1, whole genome shotgun sequence DNA window CATTTGATTCAGTTGCCCATTTCCTAAGGTTTCCTGTCCGTTCCTTTATCTCCTTTAGCCAAACGCTTTGCTTTTCCAGTCGCCGCGAACACTGGCACAAGGCTTGTGAAGGTTCTGCCTTAGGATTCCATGCAACAGATGGGTATGTGGTGCTCTATACTGTGGCTGGGCATTTGCTGGGAGCCACATATTTTTAATTTTCTTTGATCTCAGCCCCTAAGCTTTGGTTGTACTTGGGGAGGCTGAGATCCTGGCCCACACTGATTAATGTGGTGCTGCTGCATTAGGTGCCTGTCCTTTGTGGTTCAGCCAGAGCTGCTCTTGCTGTGCTGATCTGTTCCTGGGGGTAGGTTTGGTGCACTCATGAAATCTCAAGCTTCCTTGCACGTGTCAAATTCCAGCTGAAGATTAAATATCTCCTGTTCCAATTGCCATGGGTTCCATGGAGCGTGATTGTTCATAAAGTAGTTGTCGGAAGTATGTACTGGGTGTGTGTGGCATTCTTAACTATGGTTTGATGTGACTGGGAATGTGGGCAAGAGTAAACATTTTGGGATTAATCCCTGTAAGACTTCACTGCTTTCAGTCTTTTAATTGGACCTACTCTTACTAGTAAGTGCTGAAACCTTTGTGTTACATGCTTTGCTGAGATTTTCACATTTTACCTAGTGTTAAATCCTCAAAACCTGCCACAAATGTAAACATGACAACTTTCCTAAATGCGTTTAGTTGAAATTGCCTTTACAGTGTCCATTAATGTATTATTTGGAAGTATTTTCCTATTTAAATGCCACTGTAACCAGCCTTGTTATTAGCATTGTACTGAGAAGCCAGTGTTCAAACTGGTACAATGCCCAAAACCCTATGCCAGATGGTGGGCCCAATAGCAGCTGCATTCCTGCTGCTAATTACACTTAAAAATTCAGGTACTCGAGTGTAAGTCGCACTTTGCATGATGAAGAAATTGCTTATTGTACCAAAGCAGCGGGCCCTGGAAGTAATATAACTTGTTTGATAATAGAAATGTAACTGATCACACACTGCGCCAAAGACTATTGCAGAGAGGAGACCTTTAATCCACGGAACAGGGTCCATTTAAGACAACAGATAAAATAACAGCATATGAGTTATCAAAAGTTAGAATTAATTACATAATTTATAGAATGCTGCCCTCGTGGGCAAGTACAGAATGAAAGCCAGAGTATAGGGAAACTGTTTATTGTTGTAGCCTGTCTGCGATCTAATTACTGCGCCCATTCAAAGTTCACGCAATTGTAGAAAAGGACATAGGCAGCTGGCGACTGGATCCGCTGCTCGGGAATGTTGGTTACTTTCGAATCATTGAACTCGTGCCAGATCTGCGTTACAGGATTCTTGCAGAAGGCGGTGTAGTGACCACTGTCTAAAGTGCCGGTAtgattctgtggagagagaattcaCCCTGACTTTCATGTATACATTGCAATGATGTAAGAATCAACGGGGCTCTGCTGAAAACGCGATCTATAAATATTTCTTGAAATAAACATCTGACAATTACTTTGTTGGGACATGAGACATCTGGGATCTGTAGAAAAATAAACCTGATCTTTGCACATTTAGTTTGCACATTTAGTTCCCCCTCTGTCAAACGTGTGACAACCAAGTGGTCTCGTTTATATTGCTCACTCGGTGAGGGAGTTCAGAGACTATTTTCACTGAATCCAGTGCCCGGCTGTGAGTTCCCAACAATGACTCGCCCTTCAATTTCTTCCTTTCCATAGCAAGGTCCAGCCTGCTCGGTGGCTACCCTGACAGCACCCATGAATCCTACCTCTCTAACATGCCAACAAAGTGTTTTATAAAATGTTACATTAACCATTGTAATACAGTCAACAGAATTGTTTTTGAAAACAAAAACTCCGATCATCACTTTGAAAAAAAACCCTCCGTCACTCGACACTGTCTTCACACTACAAACCGCTCTACTTTGCGTCGTGGTGTCAATTGCTAATGGATCCCCGAATCAAGCATTCTTCACCCAAGCCTTTAGATCATTTCTTTCCCTTTGTTCTCTGGATCTGGGCGAGCTCTCAGTTCCTGATCCAGTGACacggctctcccctcccctccatacaAGGCGAGGAAGTTACATTATAGAAACAACGTGAACACCCGAGTGTGTGGATTAAGTTCGTGATTGGTATGTACATTATCCATTTCTGGGTGTAtgcagtttacaatattcagtaagATGTGGGCAGTTTGCTGACAATATATGAGGTGAGGAGTTGTTGGACGCGGACGGGGTGGGAAGGAAAAGTGAGGTCCAATTGCGAGTACATTAGTTAAACTACTCACCACCACAGCATAGAGATGATACTTCAGCTGTTGAGTTGATGGGGGGTTTGTATATTGAGATAGATCTAGATCATCAATTGGAAAGGTCACAATACTGGTCAGTTTTCTATTGCCGTGATCATCAGATTCAAAGCTAGCAGAGGAGAGAGTGAATGATGGATGATTAATTATATATTTATGATGAATTCTAATGCTTATGTCACAGACAGAACAAGGCAGCGGACAGACCAGGGAAAGGTCAGAGGTCGCTCCTGATGAGAAAAGCAAATAGAAAGGACACATTGCTCCCAAACTGCTACAGCTCCTTTGCCTGTCAGTAAGTTGGCTGTATCAATTTTTAACCACTTTGAGAATAGAGATAATAAAATAAAATATTCAAAATAAAGTGGGGTGGCGATTttttttgataagttcccacacgGAGCGCGGTCCCACAGGGACTGCTTTCCCTCAGACACCTCGGGTCAGGTCGCTCTCCATCGTGTCATTGAGAAACTATTCAACGGTGGCAGACATCACCGTCCTGGTTACATATCCTGACCCGGCGCCTTCAGCAGTGTCCATTAAATGGTGCTGTCCGCCCCAACACTCAGTTAACTCGGCATAGGCTGCTAATCAACCCTGGGATCTGTCCCGCCCGGCCTGAGCCCAGTCCCACTCTGCCCTGAGCCCGGCCCAGTTGTCGATCCTGACACCAGGACAATACGCAGCCGATATCATAATCCCCCGAAAAAGAGCCGCCAAGAGAATGTGCATCCTGAGCGCTGGGCGGGGGGCTGAAGGACTGGGAAGGTCTGCTCTGCTCCAGGCAATCTCGGCAATTCAGCATCGctgagaatcagagaaatttacagcacagaaggaggccattcggcccaccgtgtccacgctggccgaccaagagctatccaacctaatcccactttccagctctctgtccatagccttgcaggttacagcgcacatccaagtactttttaaatgtggtgagggtttctgcctcgaccaccctttcaggcagtgagttcccgacccccataaccctctgggtaaagaaatttcccctcacatcccctctaaaccttctaccaattactttaaatctatgccccctggttgttgacccctctgctaagggcaataggtgcttcctatccactctatctaggcccctcctaattttatacacctcaataagatctcccctcagcctcctctgttccaaagaaaaccaacccagcctgtccaatctttcctcatagctaaaattatccagtcccggcaacatcctggtaaatctcctgccaGCACCCAGCTACACCAGCAACTCCCAAACAGCTGGTTCAGTTTGGCAGAACATATTGTAACTGATGTGTTGGTTAATTATTCCAGGAACCAGTTGTAAGTATTATAAATGATTAAACTGAAACCAAAGAAAGGGAAATTTTTCTCTAGCTTTGCCTTCGGGGCGAAGGATCAGCCTCACTGAGGGGCGGGAAGAGAGGGGCCGCACTCACCGTTTCAGGTGGATGATGATAATATCCGGTGCCTTTAGCAGCTCGATACTTTCGGACTGATCCTGCTTCCTGCCACAGAAGGAGCAGAAAGGCTGGTCCCTCGAGCTCAGAACCTCCTCTTTAAAGAACAATCTGAGGCAATCCTAAGAAACAACAGCCACTGATTAGAGTCAGGGTTGGTTTGCAGAAACTGGTGGTTTGAAAATtactgaacatgaacaaacatggtGCAGAATTACAATCCCTCTCTGACACAACCACCCACCTCCCAAACCCAGCAAGCGTTGGAGCCCGGATCAGGAACACATTTCCACAATGGGTTGGGGGTCGGGAGAACTTCAGCAGATGAGCTGCGGAGTCTCCACAAACTAGTGGGTGAAGCCCCGCGGAGATTTAACCCCAGGAGTTTGGGCTTCTTGCAGACTCTTTACTCCGGATTGTCTCTCAGGATTCAGTCACCACTCTGACAAACTTTGTTCAGGTATATTTGTACATTTGTAAAGGAATCCCCATCTGGAAGTTCAGTACAATCTACAAGCAGCACATTTACCCTCCCTGGATTCTGTGCCATTATCAGGGAAAAGATGAAAGAGCTGAATAACTCCGTGCGAACAAACTGATGCTccttgaagggggggggggggggggatcacagtAGTTTAAATAGTGTTGCTGTACTGTGTTAGATTGCCAAATGGGAACTGCTGTCTTGGCCGACACTGGGTCTTTGATAACCTGTCACCAACCCAGAGCGCCGTGTTTCCTCCAGTGTCTGACACACTGCAATACCAGCTCTCATTGACCAGGGTTGACAGAGGAGAGGTGCTCTGGGAAATTATCTTACACTCCAAGCAGCTGCCTGCACTACAGCCAACAACAGAATGGACTTCCCCAGGCAGCCCCCGCCGACCACATTCCTGATCTCAGGAAGGTACTAGGGCAGGTTATGGGGTGGTGTTTTAAACCCCACAAGGAGAAACAAAATAACAGAACAGGCCACCCCAAGTTAATCCCAGCATCCGGCAAGAGTACGTTGGGCCCCATACACATCGAACAGGGAAAGTTTGAACCTATGGGAACATCTGCAGGTGAAAAAAAACTCAAATGGGAGGGGAAGAAAAAGCAAAAATGATTTTATTCCACACTTAACAAAATGGTGATAACTATTACCTGAATAGAGCATCTATTATCCGGAGGCATGGGCAGAGAGAGGCTCAGAAAGTTCTCGGTTTGGCTAGACTTGTGGTAACAACTTAAACACAATTTTACGTAGCTCAGTTGCCCCTGAAATAGTTTGGTAACAATAGACGTTTCCATGTTTCTCACTCCTGTCGACTGAGGAGAGAAAATAGCATCATTTACTGTCCTGGGGCAAAACTCAAGTCTCCCGTGCAGTGGCTTCAACCGTGAGGACCGTGAATAATTCA harbors:
- the LOC139228159 gene encoding ubiquitin carboxyl-terminal hydrolase 50-like, which gives rise to MNCILQCLSNTTPLAEYFITGAYTDDVNRGRGELSNAFAALVMDMWLGDCLYIFPDEVKRVLGKVHASFSDGTQQDAQELLLFFLNVLHTDLKKSTGVRNMETSIVTKLFQGQLSYVKLCLSCYHKSSQTENFLSLSLPMPPDNRCSIQDCLRLFFKEEVLSSRDQPFCSFCGRKQDQSESIELLKAPDIIIIHLKRFESDDHGNRKLTSIVTFPIDDLDLSQYTNPPSTQQLKYHLYAVVNHTGTLDSGHYTAFCKNPVTQIWHEFNDSKVTNIPEQRIQSPAAYVLFYNCVNFEWAQ